The Zonotrichia leucophrys gambelii isolate GWCS_2022_RI unplaced genomic scaffold, RI_Zleu_2.0 Scaffold_334_56776, whole genome shotgun sequence genome includes a region encoding these proteins:
- the LOC135441537 gene encoding GATA zinc finger domain-containing protein 14-like produces MEGGGQGGVAWPGVALEGGGDWGEGAGRCREEGEGREEEEGEGPMRALQEMRERLRELQSRNVSGLREALQRKIEALELQLRLHGNGSHHHHGNHHGDHHDGHHGNHHGLHGNHHHHHEKHGDHHHEHHGYHGNHGHHHEEKHPHDHHGNHDGLHGNHHEKHGDHHGGHHGNHHEKHPHGLHGDHDGHHGNQHHHQEKHGDHLSGHHGDHHHSHHGDHDNHHGNHHEKHGDHHDGHHGNHHEKHLHGFHGNHHDDDEEEEKHPHGLHGNHNGLHGNHHQEKHGDHHDGHHGNHHQEKQLHGPHGNHNDLHGNHHQEKHPHGFHGNHHGLHSNHAPHDHHGDPEKDHGDRSDGFHGNQHHLGYHGNRAKAADPSHPHGYHGNRSSLLHSNHPPGLHGNGKPGNRLEGGNHGNRHPLHGNHYGVPRGFRVSFPLRTNYMFARVRPSVRSPLGAVSVCLWLRPGGAPNLGTPFSYAAPGQPNELVLLAWGGRPLELLVDDQAVALSLSPAPGRWQHLCVTWAASGGTWRSFQDGIPRGRGEGLAPGHPLRPHGVLVLGQEQDALGGRFDASQAFVGDLAELHLWGRALAPPEVAALARCQSPSPARGDLLAWAQAGLELHGGVTALPFDPCA; encoded by the exons atggagggggggg GACAAGGGGGCGTGGCCTGGCCGGGCGTGGCCTTGGAAGGGGGCGGGGATTGGGGGGAAGGGGCGGGGCGGTGCcgggaggagggggaggggcgggaggaagaggagggggaggggccaATGAGGGCCCTGCAGGAAATGCGGGAGCGGCTGCgggagctgcag AGCCGGAACGTGTCGGGGCTGCGCGAGGCCCTGCAGAGGAAAATcgaggccctggagctgcagctgcgtCTCCATGGCAACGGCTCCCATCATCACCATGGCAACCACCACGGGGACCACCATGACGGTCACCATGGCAACCACCACGGTCTCCATGGCaaccaccaccatcaccacgAGAAGCACGGGGACCACCACCACGAGCATCACGGTTACCATGGCAACCACGGCCACCACCATGAGGAGAAGCATCCCCATGATCACCATGGCAACCACGACGGTCTCCATGGCAACCACCATGAAAAGCACGGGGACCACCACGGCGGTCACCATGGCAACCACCACGAGAAGCATCCCCATGGTCTCCATGGCGACCACGACGGTCACCATGGcaaccagcaccaccaccaggAAAAGCACGGGGACCACCTGAGCGGTCACCATGGCGACCACCATCACAGTCACCATGGCGACCATGATAATCACCATGGCAACCACCATGAGAAGCACGGGGACCACCATGATGGTCACCATGGCAACCACCATGAGAAGCATCTTCAcggtttccatggcaaccaccaCGATGACGACGAGGAGGAAGAGAAGCATCCCCACGGTCTCCATGGCAaccacaatggtctccatggcaaccatcaccaggaGAAGCACGGGGACCACCACGACGGTCACCATGGCAACCACCACCAAGAGAAGCAGCTTCACGGTCCCCATGGCAACCACAACGATCTCCATGGCAACCACCACCAGGAGAAGCATCCCCAcggtttccatggcaaccaccaCGGTCTCCATAGCAACCACGCCCCCCACGATCACCACGGCGACCCCGAGAAGGACCACGGCGACCGCTCCGAcggtttccatggcaaccagcATCACCTCGGTTACCACGGCAACCGCGCCAAGGCCGCCGACCCCTCCCACCCCCACGGTTACCATGGCAACCGCAGCAGCCTCCTCCATAGCAACCACCCGCCCGGTCTCCATGGCAACGGCAAACCCGGCAACCGGCTGGAGGGCGGTAACCATGGCAACCGGCATCCGCTCCACGGCAACCACTACG GCGTCCCCAGGGGTTTCCGTGTGTCCTTCCCGCTCCGCACCAATTACATGTTCGCCCgcgtccgtccgtccgtccgcaGCCCGCTGGGCgccgtgtccgtctgtctgtgGCTGCGCCCGGGGGGCGCCCCCAACCTGGGCACCCCCTTCTCGTACGCGGCGCCCGGGCAGCCCAacgagctggtgctgctggcctggggcGGGCGGCCCCTCGAGCTGCTCGTCGACGACCAG GCGGTGGCGCTGTCGCTGTCCCCCGCCCCCGGCAGGTGGCAGCACCTTTGTGTCACCTGGGCGGCCTCGGGGGGCACCTGGAGGAGCTTCCAGGACGGGATCCCCCgcgggaggggggaggggctggCGCCGGGCCACCCCCTGAGGCCGCACGGGGTCCTCGTGCTGGGCCAGGAACAG GACGCCCTGGGCGGCCGCTTTGACGCCTCGCAGGCGTTCGTGGGTGACCTGGCCGAGCTGCACCTGTGGGGCCGCGCCCTGGCCCCGCCCGAGGTGGCGGCGCTGGCGCGGTGCCAGAGCCCCTCCCCCGCCCGGGGGGACCTGCTGGCCTGGGCCCAggcggggctggagctgcacgGGGGCGTCACCGCCCTGCCCTTTGACCCCTGCGCCTGA